Proteins from a genomic interval of Rosa chinensis cultivar Old Blush chromosome 2, RchiOBHm-V2, whole genome shotgun sequence:
- the LOC112189987 gene encoding protein STRICTOSIDINE SYNTHASE-LIKE 10 produces MKPNLTLCAATVAIVLGLQLFKLGPIPGSHDLLHTSEILQVTGAVGPESLAFDPNGDGPYTGVADGRILKWDKNDRLWTDFAVTTSQRKECVRPFAPELEHVCGRPLGLRFHKQTGDLYIADAYLGLQVVGPAGGLASQVVKEVEGQRLRFTNDMDIDEQKDVIYFTDSSTIFHRRQFMSSILNGDKTGRLLRYDISSQEVTVLLRGLAFANGVALSKDHSFVLVAETTNCRILRLWLQGPNAGYTDIFTELPGFPDNIRRNSKGEFWVALHAKRGLFAKWLVSNTWAGKSLLKLPLDFKQLHSLLVGGKAHATAIKLSEKGEVLQVLEDCEGRSMRFISEVEEKDGKLWIGSVLMPFLGIYNL; encoded by the exons aTGAAGCCAAATTTAACGTTGTGCGCAGCAACAGTGGCCATAGTTTTGGGTCTCCAGTTATTCAAGTTGGGTCCAATCCCAGGTTCCCACGACCTTCTCCACACCTCCGAAATACTCCAAGTGACTGGAGCCGTCGGACCGGAGAGTCTTGCTTTCGACCCCAACGGTGATGGGCCTTACACCGGTGTCGCCGACGGTCGTATCCTCAAGTGGGATAAAAACGACCGCCTTTGGACTGATTTCGCAGTCACCACATCTCAAAG GAAGGAATGTGTTAGGCCTTTTGCACCAGAACTGGAGCACGTTTGTGGAAGACCTTTAGGACTAAGGTTCCATAAGCAAACTGGAGATCTCTATATTGCTGATGCATACCTTGGTTTACAAGTAGTAGGTCCTGCTGGAGGTTTAGCATCTCAAGTGGTTAAAGAAGTTGAAGGTCAGCGGCTTCGCTTCACCAATGATATGGACATTGATGAGCAAAAGGATGTAATTTACTTCACTGATTCGAGTACAATCTTCCACAGAAG GCAATTCATGTCGTCAATTTTGAATGGAGACAAGACTGGCAGATTACTAAGATACGATATATCTAGCCAAGAAGTCACGGTTTTATTACGAGGTCTTGCTTTTGCCAATGGTGTTGCATTGAGCAAAGACCACTCTTTTGTGCTAGTTGCTGAAACCACTAATTGCAGGATCTTGAGGCTTTGGCTTCAGGGTCCAAATGctggatatacagatattttcACTGAGCTTCCGGGATTCCCAGATAATATCCGAAGGAACTCGAAAGGCGAGTTTTGGGTTGCACTACATGCAAAGAGGGGACTTTTCGCAAAGTGGTTGGTATCTAACACGTGGGCTGGAAAGTCGCTCCTCAAGCTTCCCCTAGATTTTAAGCAGCTGCATTCACTTCTAGTAGGAGGAAAGGCTCATGCAACTGCTATAAAGTTGAGCGAGAAAGGTGAGGTTTTGCAAGTTTTGGAAGATTGTGAGGGAAGGAGCATGAGGTTTATCAGTGAAGTAGAAGAGAAGGATGGGAAACTGTGGATTGGGTCAGTTTTAATGCCTTTTCTAGGGATTTATAACCTGTAG